Proteins co-encoded in one Corylus avellana chromosome ca9, CavTom2PMs-1.0 genomic window:
- the LOC132161793 gene encoding alpha carbonic anhydrase 4-like isoform X1, with translation MMIFFQTNPTTIFVFLISLILSSHHFSTALDSEVGGGTDAETRFSYIEGSPTGPENWGQLNYPLWIACGNGTMQSPIDIQQVQVSPTLGELKRHYKPAPAVLVNNGYDIAVEWTQDAGKITINGTDYKLQECHWHSPSEHTFNGTRYDLEIHVVHNSSTGKIAVVGILYNYGLPDPFLERLYPKITSIGSGEERNLGMVNPEEIIFDSKEYYRYNGSLTTPPCTENVTWTIFKKVKMVSKIQVNALREAVDEGFEENARPTQQSGGIAVEFYTPRENGGST, from the exons ATGATGATCTTCTTCCAGACCAATCCCACCACCATCTTTGTATTTCTCATTTCTCTCATCCTCTCATCCCACCACTTCTCCACAGCTCTCGACTCTGAAGTGG gggggggaaCAGATGCTGAAACTCGATTTAGTTACATTGAAGGAAGTCCTACAGGGCCAGAGAATTGGGGCCAACTCAATTATCCACTTTGGATAGCTTGTGGTAATGGAACAATGCAGTCTCCTATTGATATTCAGCAGGTGCAGGTTTCTCCAACTCTAGGAGAATTAAAAAGGCATTACAAACCAGCTCCTGCTGTATTGGTGAACAATGGATACGACATTGCA GTGGAGTGGACACAGGATGCAGGAAAAATTACCATAAATGGGACTGATTACAAGCTGCAGGAGTGTCATTGGCATTCACCCTCTGAGCACACATTCAATGGAACAAG GTATGACTTGGAGATTCATGTAGTTCATAATAGCTCCACTGGAAAGATTGCTGTTGTTGGAATTCTTTACAACTATGGCCTCCCTGATCCCTTCCTTGAGAGG CTGTACCCCAAGATAACATCAATTGGGAGCGGAGAAGAGAGAAATCTGGGGATGGTTAACCCAGAAGAGATTATCTTTGACAGCAAAGAGTATTACAGATACAATGGTTCTCTTACAACTCCTCCATGCACTGAGAATGTCACTTGGACAATATTCAAGAAG GTGAAGATGGTTTCAAAGATCCAAGTGAATGCCTTAAGGGAAGCCGTTGACGAG GGATTTGAAGAAAATGCAAGGCCAACTCAACAATCAGGTGGAATAGCAGTTGAGTTTTATACTCCAAGGGAGAATGGAGGTTCTACTTAG
- the LOC132161793 gene encoding alpha carbonic anhydrase 4-like isoform X2: MMIFFQTNPTTIFVFLISLILSSHHFSTALDSEVDAETRFSYIEGSPTGPENWGQLNYPLWIACGNGTMQSPIDIQQVQVSPTLGELKRHYKPAPAVLVNNGYDIAVEWTQDAGKITINGTDYKLQECHWHSPSEHTFNGTRYDLEIHVVHNSSTGKIAVVGILYNYGLPDPFLERLYPKITSIGSGEERNLGMVNPEEIIFDSKEYYRYNGSLTTPPCTENVTWTIFKKVKMVSKIQVNALREAVDEGFEENARPTQQSGGIAVEFYTPRENGGST, translated from the exons ATGATGATCTTCTTCCAGACCAATCCCACCACCATCTTTGTATTTCTCATTTCTCTCATCCTCTCATCCCACCACTTCTCCACAGCTCTCGACTCTGAAGTGG ATGCTGAAACTCGATTTAGTTACATTGAAGGAAGTCCTACAGGGCCAGAGAATTGGGGCCAACTCAATTATCCACTTTGGATAGCTTGTGGTAATGGAACAATGCAGTCTCCTATTGATATTCAGCAGGTGCAGGTTTCTCCAACTCTAGGAGAATTAAAAAGGCATTACAAACCAGCTCCTGCTGTATTGGTGAACAATGGATACGACATTGCA GTGGAGTGGACACAGGATGCAGGAAAAATTACCATAAATGGGACTGATTACAAGCTGCAGGAGTGTCATTGGCATTCACCCTCTGAGCACACATTCAATGGAACAAG GTATGACTTGGAGATTCATGTAGTTCATAATAGCTCCACTGGAAAGATTGCTGTTGTTGGAATTCTTTACAACTATGGCCTCCCTGATCCCTTCCTTGAGAGG CTGTACCCCAAGATAACATCAATTGGGAGCGGAGAAGAGAGAAATCTGGGGATGGTTAACCCAGAAGAGATTATCTTTGACAGCAAAGAGTATTACAGATACAATGGTTCTCTTACAACTCCTCCATGCACTGAGAATGTCACTTGGACAATATTCAAGAAG GTGAAGATGGTTTCAAAGATCCAAGTGAATGCCTTAAGGGAAGCCGTTGACGAG GGATTTGAAGAAAATGCAAGGCCAACTCAACAATCAGGTGGAATAGCAGTTGAGTTTTATACTCCAAGGGAGAATGGAGGTTCTACTTAG
- the LOC132192205 gene encoding alpha carbonic anhydrase 4-like isoform X2: MMIFFQTNPTTIFVFLISLILSSHHFSTALDSEVDAETRFSYIEGSPTGPENWGQLNYPLWIACGNGTMQSPIDIQQVQVSPTLGELKRHYKPAPAVLVNSGHDIAVEWTQDAGKITINGTDYKLKGCHWHSPSEHTFNGTRYDLEIHVVHNSSTGKIAVVGILYNYGLPDPFLERLYPKITSIGSGEKRNLGIVDPEEIIFDSKEYYRYNGSLTTPPCTENVTWTIFKKVKTVSRIQVNALREAVDEGFESNARPTQQSNRRPVRLYCPRN, from the exons ATGATGATCTTCTTCCAGACCAATCCCACCACCATCTTTGTATTTCTCATTTCTCTCATCCTCTCATCCCACCACTTCTCCACAGCTCTCGACTCTGAAGTGG ATGCTGAAACTCGATTTAGTTACATTGAAGGAAGTCCTACAGGGCCAGAGAATTGGGGCCAACTCAATTATCCACTTTGGATAGCTTGTGGTAATGGAACAATGCAGTCTCCTATTGATATTCAGCAGGTGCAGGTTTCTCCAACTCTAGGAGAATTAAAAAGGCATTACAAACCAGCTCCTGCTGTATTGGTGAACAGTGGACACGACATTGCA GTGGAGTGGACACAGGATGCAGGAAAAATTACCATAAATGGGACTGATTACAAGCTGAAGGGGTGTCATTGGCATTCACCCTCTGAGCACACATTCAATGGAACAAG GTATGACTTGGAGATTCATGTAGTTCATAATAGCTCCACTGGAAAGATTGCTGTTGTTGGAATTCTTTACAACTATGGCCTCCCTGATCCCTTCCTTGAGAGG CTGTACCCCAAGATAACATCAATTGGGAGTGGAGAAAAGAGAAATCTGGGGATTGTTGACCCAGAAGAGATTATCTTTGACAGCAAAGAGTATTACAGATACAATGGTTCTCTTACAACTCCTCCATGCACTGAGAATGTCACTTGGACAATATTCAAGAAG GTAAAGACGGTTTCAAGGATCCAAGTGAATGCCTTAAGGGAAGCCGTTGACGAG GGATTTGAATCAAATGCAAGGCCAACTCAACAATCAAATAGAAGACCAGTTCGGTTGTATTGTCCAAGGAACTAA
- the LOC132192205 gene encoding alpha carbonic anhydrase 4-like isoform X1, whose product MMIFFQTNPTTIFVFLISLILSSHHFSTALDSEVGGGTDAETRFSYIEGSPTGPENWGQLNYPLWIACGNGTMQSPIDIQQVQVSPTLGELKRHYKPAPAVLVNSGHDIAVEWTQDAGKITINGTDYKLKGCHWHSPSEHTFNGTRYDLEIHVVHNSSTGKIAVVGILYNYGLPDPFLERLYPKITSIGSGEKRNLGIVDPEEIIFDSKEYYRYNGSLTTPPCTENVTWTIFKKVKTVSRIQVNALREAVDEGFESNARPTQQSNRRPVRLYCPRN is encoded by the exons ATGATGATCTTCTTCCAGACCAATCCCACCACCATCTTTGTATTTCTCATTTCTCTCATCCTCTCATCCCACCACTTCTCCACAGCTCTCGACTCTGAAGTGG gggggggaaCAGATGCTGAAACTCGATTTAGTTACATTGAAGGAAGTCCTACAGGGCCAGAGAATTGGGGCCAACTCAATTATCCACTTTGGATAGCTTGTGGTAATGGAACAATGCAGTCTCCTATTGATATTCAGCAGGTGCAGGTTTCTCCAACTCTAGGAGAATTAAAAAGGCATTACAAACCAGCTCCTGCTGTATTGGTGAACAGTGGACACGACATTGCA GTGGAGTGGACACAGGATGCAGGAAAAATTACCATAAATGGGACTGATTACAAGCTGAAGGGGTGTCATTGGCATTCACCCTCTGAGCACACATTCAATGGAACAAG GTATGACTTGGAGATTCATGTAGTTCATAATAGCTCCACTGGAAAGATTGCTGTTGTTGGAATTCTTTACAACTATGGCCTCCCTGATCCCTTCCTTGAGAGG CTGTACCCCAAGATAACATCAATTGGGAGTGGAGAAAAGAGAAATCTGGGGATTGTTGACCCAGAAGAGATTATCTTTGACAGCAAAGAGTATTACAGATACAATGGTTCTCTTACAACTCCTCCATGCACTGAGAATGTCACTTGGACAATATTCAAGAAG GTAAAGACGGTTTCAAGGATCCAAGTGAATGCCTTAAGGGAAGCCGTTGACGAG GGATTTGAATCAAATGCAAGGCCAACTCAACAATCAAATAGAAGACCAGTTCGGTTGTATTGTCCAAGGAACTAA